Part of the Periophthalmus magnuspinnatus isolate fPerMag1 chromosome 23, fPerMag1.2.pri, whole genome shotgun sequence genome, ACAGCAAAtcctttgtaaataaaagtacgtagtttggagcagaattcagacgttggagaaaaaaaatgctgatgttttgtgttaaatgcatTGCTTACGTTCAGAAAAGTATATTTAAagccattttaatttgttttaataggataaaataaaataaaagtgaaaaataattGGCATATATGTTTTTGATATATTGCCTAGCCCTGGTATAATATCTTCTTTTATCACCAAACTACTGGCCGACAGCCTTTGACTATAACATGTGGACAGTAGAATGACACAGGGCGTTTAAAGTGAATAGACAGTGTTATACAGTGCCTTTTCAGCAACACTGTGGGACAGAGGAGAAACATACAGTATTAGTCAACTTAGACAGACTCAGGGTTAGACACATGATACAAATGTGAACTCTGGAGACATAAGCCACAGCATGAATCACCTCCTCATCGCTATCGGGCTGCCctgttttcttctctttctttttctttttgtcatcctccttcttctttttttctttgtctggCAGAATGTCATCGAGCCACGCCAggtcatgttgtgaaaatataaAATCCAGTAACTTTCGAACCACCATCAAACCCAGAATCTGAGAACAAGGTAACAGTAGATGACCACATTAACATTCAGTTTGAGGTTTTTGTCTTCACTCTTCACTGTTTATTacacaaactaaaaactaaaatataactgCAAACATAGGGTTAGAAAATACCAACCATTACTGGGAAGACAATGGCCAGAAAGGTGGATTTGAGGATCCAGAGCACTGCCAGGCAGACAATCTGGATCAATGTGAACAGATGCACACGCCTCAGAGGAACGTGGCGCAGGAAGGAGAAGTCCGGCTGGTGCTTAATTGGCATCAGATACAACTTGATTCTTTCCCAGAACTGCAACAGAGAATGGACGTTAAGATAAGCTGTCCCATCtcttttatagtttttatgGCTAGACccatattttgaattttgaatataTAGTTTTAATTACATAAGAAGTTGTAAAGTAAATAACAGTAATTGCAAGGGTAGAAAGAATACACGAATGAAAGTAGTTACATagataaaaatataatctattacaCAAACCAGTAAGTACAAAGTGCcttgaaaaatactactcactAGTACTATTTACTCTCTTAACAATTTTAGATAAGTCGTTTACACAAAACTGGACTTTAATTAAACTGCATAAAGCTGAACTAAATTGTTTTAAAGCATAATCTGCATATTatctctggccaatcagagcaggcagtgctgttatgtgtgtttgtagagagagaagcagatacagaggagagaaagctgTGCATTGTGCCAATTAAGACTAAGAAGTTTTCCACCTCAGCAACTCCTTAGATTTTAAAAGTACCATATTACAATTACATGGCTAGAATTATACTCAGTTACaagaacaaacacattttgtatGGGTATTTATAATAAGGTACTTTCCAGGAGAGTATCATCTTACTGTTGTATAGATTGTAAAATATTACCTGGATTCCACTTAATGAGGCAACTCCCATGTACAAGAAAACACCATAGAGAACAGGCATCGGGATGTACTGGAATAAAAAGGGCTTCACTTAAATCAAAGTAGAGACATGACTTtaacaagaaaataaactgtAATTCTGAGTGGATATGTGTAGTTAAACTAGTTGACTAATAATCCATCGGCAGTATTTCTATTTACAAACCTGCAGCACTGGAGCGAGGAAGACAGACACTCCCGTGAGGACAAACACCAGAATACCTGTGAGCCTCTGCTCCCTGAATATAAAAAGTGAGACATTACAGCAGCAGAGTTAAGATATAGGCCCTGAAATAGCCGCTCCTGTGTGGTCCCACCTGACACCGAGGAACTGAGGCTGCTCTCCCGGGGCACTGCTCTCACTCTCCATTTTCAGAGAGTCGATGTGAGCGATGGAGATCACAGTAGCAGCGACATACCAAGGTAAACCCATGAAGGAGCATGCAGCCATAAGAACCCCGACCCAGAAAAGGTCCAGGTGATAGCCACATCCTTTCTGTAATTTAcatttagaaacacatattactTCATGcatatgtttacatttatatatatatttatacacaatATTTTCATAGGGCAGACCTTGAGTTTATTTTCGTTGCGATTGACAATGACAGCACTGATCTGCTGGTCCATAAAAATGAGTATAGTCACCAGGAGAGCAGGGACGGCGCTGGCTATGTACCACCACCAGGGGTTTTTACCAAATGGCATTACTATCCAGCCACGGTCTGCACGTGTTGGCTGTGAAGTGGAGAACAAGACAAACAAACTTTAAAAGGAAGTCTTATGGCTATAGGCTATAACTTATAGACAGCGAAAACTGATTTGCATAATTTGTGTGTCAAATACCTTGACTTCTGTTGGTACGATCAGTTTGGGTGTGTCTAAGCCCATCAACATATCCAAACCCACAAACGTCATGATTGACATGAAGATGGCAAAATCACTAATAAGCTTCCTCAGCTAGCAGAGGTCCCAGTACACAGTGGGTAGATTACAACAgtacagaaaaatgaaaaagtgaagagaaagagaagaaaaaaacttgTGAAAAGTACTATGTTCAATCAAAACCAGTACCAGAGATCAATTAAAGTTGATTGTATGATTACGATcgataaaaaaagaaacaataagGAACACGATAGGGATGAGGGACCTTTATCTGGGTGGGGACGTGGAGTTTGGGGGTGTCCAACTCTAGCAGACAGTCCAAACCACAGAAGACCAGGATAGAAATGATGATGGCAAAGTCACTGATCAGAGAGCGCAGCTGGAAAACACATTTGGGCAgaggacacaaaacaaacaagcatgCATGGGGCTAAGATCAGGTATACAGTATTTACtcattacaacaacaaaaaaagcacTCTTCGTGACAGATATAAAATGCTTACACAAGAGCACCATGCAGGTCAAGGAATAAAAAGTTCTGTTATGtactatagtaaaagaaaaatctgtcacctggacaaaaagttgtaggagtgaagatgttttgctgctcatccaagccgcttcttcagttctggtcaaattgctggtggatacaaccttatatttatctgaagggaggagctagttACAatttgaccaaaactgaagaagcggcttggatgaacagcgaaatgtcttcactccaacaactttttgtccagttgacatatttaaaattttcttttactatggctcatacctgaatgactgagggattacacggactACTGTTATGTACATTCTTGGAAAGTACAAAGATGTGACAGCTATTCCTACCTTTGTTGGGAAGTAGCGGCTAGACTTGAATTTCTTGAGTGAGATGGTCATGGAGTAGGTGCcgaagaagaggatgaaggaCATAAGCGCCAGGTCTGGCACATACTTACAGGCCTTTCCCACCAGAGAGCCACCAAACTTCACACAGTCTTTCTTAGTGAGCTGGCTGTAGCCCATATCAGTCAGATTAAACTGCACTCATATACAAAAGGACAGTTAAATCCAGCCATTATCCAAATGTATGGTGCATAAAGTCACTTACCAGCATAGTCATGTTGTCGTCCGCCAGTGGAGCTGAGACATTAATGCCCAGTGCAGAGGCTgtgaaatatatttacattttaggaGTGGTGCAAACCTAATACATTTCATTTGACACATACTGCCCAAGTGTTTATAGACAGATAGAATAGCTCATACTTACATTGCCAATGAGTGTCCATGAAACAAGGAAGATAAACATAGAATATTCTTTAATTCTCACATCAGAGCTTGAGTAAAGAAAGTAAATGTCTTGAGTTTAGACTTACCCTGATCTGGAGCAAGACAGTCACACCTGTAAGATGTGATGTAGTCCGATTTAAAACCTCGGTTTATTGGATAATACTTAAAGGCTCCTacctaaataaaacatatttacacatgttagccatatttttactcttCTTGAAAGTTTACCAATCATGACACCATGAAGTCTCCATTCCAACACACTGACCATCTTCTTGATGGCatcagaaataaatataaaagagaTGAGGCTAGAGAAGCCCTCCTCAGTGAAGCGGGTCATGTATTTGATGATGTAGCTGGCATCTGACAGAACAAGCACAAAACACTGCACACACGAGTGAAGGCCGATCCACAGACGTAGCTCCATGTAGTCAACATTATTATTCCTGTCAGAGGACACAATTAAAATAAGAAtgatagcattttttttttaggacaGTAACACAGGTTACTTACTTGCTGAATTCATATAGTAGTTTTTCAAAGATGAGAATGGGGCCAGTAGAGCTGAGAATGATGAGAGGCTGcccagcaaacaaacaaaatacagttcCAGCCAGAGCAGTGCCGAGAAAACTTTCCATCACTCCCTGAAAAAAACGCACAgaagtttacaaaaaaaaactgtttcaaataTGTTTGACAACAGTGGTGATGTTTCTTTTGTAACCTGGTAATTGTCAGTAGCATCTCCCAGCAAACCCCCAAAGGTTATGGCATTAGTGATGCAACCAAGGTAAATGAAGAGCACAGCAGAGATAGACTGGATATGAAAGCCGTCATAGATATCACTACAATACCATGGGATCTTCCTTTTAATGTCAAGCCACAAGCCACCGCCAAACCTtcacacaaaagaaaaaacacattaaacacaacacaatacaatccTTAAACAGACACACTGCACTGTACAGCATATCTCTATTGTTTTATACCTCCCAGTGAACTTCAGTTCCTCTCCAAGCTCATGCTGAGGAGGCATCTCATCATCTTCTGCCACAGCTcctccaccaactgagccatTCATTTTACCAAGCTCATTCAAGTTCAGCACTGACTTCCTTTGGTCAAAAAGAGTTAATGATTTATTTGCTATTATAAAATGCTGAAACGCCATAAAACACACCTCATTTCTGCAGATGGAACTTTCTTCGGAGGTTCTATGCGAATTTTAGGGTCCCATTCCCCTGGTGGAAGAACAATGACTTCATCCAGAAACTCATCAACACCAGCAATCAGGTCCTCTCTGTCACGAGCTTTGTACGCAACATCACTGAAGAGCTATTacataaacagaaacaaaatcaaaactgaTAATAGATGAATAcagaatatgtttttattcaacTTACATCATCCACCATAAGAGTAGCAATAGCTCTGCCAATCTCATTGTAAGATTTGGTTTTGCCGTGAGGGCCCAGCAGAATAAAGAGAAACCTACGAGAAGAACATGGAATTGAATGGAAGCAATCACATAACAGCAGCAAACATGTAAATAGTGTGCACACCCACCTGGTCGGGACAGGGACCTCAGTGAGGCCTCCTAGAGTTATGGCTTGGGACAAGCGCACAAAGGAAACAAATGGTTTGTCCAAAAAGTCCACCTCACCAATAAGAACGTTGGATGCTTCAGCATCTCGAGGAATCTTTTTCATGAACTTGTTCTTTAACTGCACAAGATCAGGGGAAAAGATTTGAAACATGAGAGCTGGGGTGTCAGAGATTGACTTTCTATAACCTTAATACTACTGCATTTATACAGGACGATATTCACAGCATTTAACAAATGATTTGAGTGCAgttgctgtttttctttgcttgTCTCAACAGTGTcacaaactcaaacatgtggcaAAGAAATGGTGAGagcttaaataaaaaatctcttTATAATCTTTTAATGCTACTTTCAGAGTCAATTCACCAACTGTTCCTGAACAACAGTTTGGTTCCATAAATGAAGTCATTCATTATACTGTACATGAAAAAGTTACAATTTCCTAGCTAATCTTACTGCTACTATGTTGTCCACAGATAACCTGACATATGTCCACCACTGTCTCTTGGTCACTGCCCAgtaagcattttattttattttcttgatgtaaaaaaataaaataaataataataataattatatatatatatatatatatatatatatatatatatatatatatatatatatatatatatatatatatatatatatatatatatatatatatatatatatatatatatatatatatatatatatatatatatatatatatatatatatatatatatatatatatatacacacacacacacacacatatgaagTGGAGATCATGCAAggtgaaaaacacacacacacacacacacacacagtaatatATTTCCCAATTTGTCACCAGTGTATGTGGATTACAGGGATTATGACATTCTGCTTCATAACTCTAGTAGAATGGAGCTGAATTTTAAACTcagccaaatgaaaaaaaactccCCAGAAGTGGGTGTGTTGGGAAGGGCTACTTCCTCCAAATGAGAGAGAATCACAATGTGTACTTTACCTGATCTGTGCTTGGCGTGTCTGAAATATCATTCATGCTTCGGCTCTGGTTGTAATCTGTGAATAAAACCCTGGTTAGAACAGCTTCAGTTGCAAAAGGAGACAGTCTATGATTCTGACACAACTGGATCAAGATTTAGAAaccaacaaaacagaaaaaaaactcaatcTAATGAGAAAAGGTGCATATACTACTGTCCAAAATGCCCAACCAAATGtcttcctttaaacaaaattcaTGAAACAACATTCTGAGttaacacagagggaaaagcgTGCAGACTGAAAGTTAGTTCCAGGTAAACAGTGTTAATTAAAGAAGGAAACCAAAGTGGAGATGCATGCATATGTGCTTCAACTCACGCAGACGGCCAAGGCTGCTCGACTGCCGAGAGCGAAGGTCTTCTGTGGAGCGATGGATCCCAGAAGCTGAACTAGTGCTACGACTCAGATTAAGAGGACTACGGTCTGACAGAGGCACATATCGAGTGGTTATAGAGGGAAAGTATGACACAAAGCATTAGGACGCAATTACTGACAGAGTTTGTTAGTTAGAGAAAGTGGATAATGAAAAGAGACTCACTCAGAGCTGGATTGGAGGGCTTCCCTAGGTCTGCCAATGAGCGGTGTATGGGTTTCTTAGTCTGGTGGCGATGCTTTCTAAGAAGGATGAAACTGATCTTCTCCTTCAGATCTGGGGCAATGAGGCCATCAGCTATGTGTCGTTCCAGTATCTCATCTGCAACAAAAATGCAGTGTAATATGCCATATCACTAGTTCATATGTTTACAGTCTAGCAGCCTAAGGGTACTGTCAACCTACCCACAATCTGCGGAAGGGAATTCCCCTCGAGGTTGAGCAGGATGGTGCCAGTCTGGAGACACGTGCGCAGCTCAAACAGACTATGAAGGGTCAGCGTGGACACATGTGGCttgctccatctctctcctccttcctccaccTTCTCCTCAAACTTCACCCATCTGAAAAAGAGGCTTCACCTGataaatctgaacaaaatgtgcCACTTATTGTTCAGAGAGGTTGCACTAAATACTAAAGGTAGCAAAGCATTTGGAGAAGacgattttaaaatgtgttcagcTTGATACCTGGCGGACTCTTTCCACTCAAGCTCCCCGCCATCGTGCTGTAGTGTGTCCATTTCTGTGAAGATTGTGGGTGTGGGCGTGCCATCATCATCTCCCAAAATGTGACGTAATCTCTCAGCAGCAGGTGAGACTATATAAGACACAAGCATGAAGGGTGAGTGAAGTGTTATTACAAGTCTGGATATCACTCTGTAGTTAAAGTATTGTAGAAATGCATATTCTGGATCTCAATTTGCACAGTAGGACTCTATTGTAGGGGCTCAGGGGCATCACAAGGTCAACAAGTGGAGTGCAAAATAGTGATAAACACATgggaaatatttgttttgatttgtaaaatgttgtatgcattgtctgtgtaatccctcatttgtccaggtatgatccatattaaaagaaaatataaaatctgtcaactggacaagacgttgtaggagtgaagacgtgaGCTGCTTCACAGTGAATCTCTCTTATCTAATTAACCGTTCTTTAACGAGaacacagaggcagagacaggcTGTTGGTTTATTGATGGTCACTGATCTGTCAGTCACAACATTTTCTAATTTTACTCTGAGTGAATCAATCTCCATTACCATCCAGCCCTGCAGCCTCAGTGTGAGCCTGTCACTGTGTGCTCAGGTCACTCTGTTTCCCTTTTGGAGCCTCAATCTGAAAAAGTCAATGACCACATAGAACTGAATTGCTTTTGATGGGATTTTAAGTTTCGCAATTGAAATATCAAGTAActtaaatgcaaataaacagTGACAGGGAAATATTATTATAGACAAATATATAACCGAGATAATATAAATAGGATTATACAATTACACACAAATCAACAACAGTGTCAAAATTGGGTCATGAGGCATAGTTGTGCGCTTGAGCGTCTCAAATCAAGAGGCTTACTCTATGTGTTCCTCTGTATTAAGAGCtaaagtgtaaaaacaaaatctgccTGTGTATTTGTAAAGCTTTTACAAGTCAGCTAATCAATAAACAAAAAGCAAGTCAATCTACACTTAagtatatgtgatgtgtttttgcACAGCATCTTAACCAGAACAGTAACTGTAATGTAAGTTTTATTGACAGTGTAAGAAACATTTACATCTAGCTAACCAAAACAACGTGTTGCTCTGTATATCTATATCATAAAGTGTTTACCATAGTTTATACTTAGACTATGGCTAAACACACAAtccttatttaatttattttattgaacatttgttttgagTAAATATGTCTTTTATTGCTTCTACTAATCCAAAAATAACtgattaaaatgcaataaagaTCTTCTTCTATCTTCTAcatactgtatttgtacttaataaaacaaacaaaaagtataatttttaATACT contains:
- the slc4a5b gene encoding electrogenic sodium bicarbonate cotransporter 4 → MEHHDWQRGRSRGHRRYEDEDVQPVYIGVPVSHRRKRRRRHAYAKSAEQEMHHSHGDHHIHHEHPRRGYYHEREERYEEDEGSIESHDPDLLVSPAAERLRHILGDDDGTPTPTIFTEMDTLQHDGGELEWKESARWVKFEEKVEEGGERWSKPHVSTLTLHSLFELRTCLQTGTILLNLEGNSLPQIVDEILERHIADGLIAPDLKEKISFILLRKHRHQTKKPIHRSLADLGKPSNPALNRSPLNLSRSTSSASGIHRSTEDLRSRQSSSLGRLHYNQSRSMNDISDTPSTDQLKNKFMKKIPRDAEASNVLIGEVDFLDKPFVSFVRLSQAITLGGLTEVPVPTRFLFILLGPHGKTKSYNEIGRAIATLMVDDLFSDVAYKARDREDLIAGVDEFLDEVIVLPPGEWDPKIRIEPPKKVPSAEMRKSVLNLNELGKMNGSVGGGAVAEDDEMPPQHELGEELKFTGRFGGGLWLDIKRKIPWYCSDIYDGFHIQSISAVLFIYLGCITNAITFGGLLGDATDNYQGVMESFLGTALAGTVFCLFAGQPLIILSSTGPILIFEKLLYEFSKNNNVDYMELRLWIGLHSCVQCFVLVLSDASYIIKYMTRFTEEGFSSLISFIFISDAIKKMVGAFKYYPINRGFKSDYITSYRCDCLAPDQASALGINVSAPLADDNMTMLFNLTDMGYSQLTKKDCVKFGGSLVGKACKYVPDLALMSFILFFGTYSMTISLKKFKSSRYFPTKLRSLISDFAIIISILVFCGLDCLLELDTPKLHVPTQIKPTRADRGWIVMPFGKNPWWWYIASAVPALLVTILIFMDQQISAVIVNRNENKLKKGCGYHLDLFWVGVLMAACSFMGLPWYVAATVISIAHIDSLKMESESSAPGEQPQFLGVREQRLTGILVFVLTGVSVFLAPVLQYIPMPVLYGVFLYMGVASLSGIQFWERIKLYLMPIKHQPDFSFLRHVPLRRVHLFTLIQIVCLAVLWILKSTFLAIVFPVMILGLMVVRKLLDFIFSQHDLAWLDDILPDKEKKKKEDDKKKKKEKKTGQPDSDEEPHSSSPYSQKIPMAIIDPPTEPDLTSVSPNQPIH